One part of the Ranitomeya imitator isolate aRanImi1 chromosome 10, aRanImi1.pri, whole genome shotgun sequence genome encodes these proteins:
- the LOC138651976 gene encoding placenta-expressed transcript 1 protein-like: MSLPRTFTLLFLGLVITSFFTDAQADSCLLTSTTSNSNYSLTVSPQNLIKGTLYTVTLSSNLNGSVDFLLQASASNSTIGNWSTLGSYSNCANGVSVSSYAINTSNSFIANWTSPSTLSVNSVSIRAFLNNSMGVFMIEKNLTVAATTTSATTAKTTPKSGGPANDPSFLVLTLCLLVITSKFLS; the protein is encoded by the exons ATGTCACTCCCCAGAACTTTTACTCTTCTATTTCTCGGATTAGTTATCACTTCGTTTTTTACCGATGCTCAGGCGGATTCTTGCTTGTTGACTTCTACCACGAGTAATTCTAACTATTCGTTGACCGTATCCCCTCAGAATCTAATCAAAGGCACTCTATACACAG tCACTTTATCTTCGAATCTGAATGGAAGTGTTGATTTTCTGCTCCAGGCTTCTGCCAGTAACTCTACCATCGGAAACTGGTCAACGTTAGGCTCTTATTCCAATTGTGCTAACGGAGTTTCAGTTTCCTCTTATGCAATTAACACAAGTAATTCTTTTATTGCCAACTGGACTTCGCCATCTACTCTAAGTGTAAATTCTGTCTCCATCAG AGCTTTTTTAAACAACAGCATGGGTGTTTTCATGATTGAGAAAAACCTGACTGTGGCAG CTACTACTACTAGTGCTACTACTGCTAAGACTACGCCAAAAAGTGGAGGCCCTGCCAATGATCCTTCCTTCTTGGTTCTGACTCTTTGTCTTCTTGTGATCACCAGCAAGTTTTTGTCCTAA